cctccccccactggtaacctcTGGTTTGTAAGTGGCgggagtctgcttcttttttgcttattcactagtttgtggtattttttaagattccatacataagtgataacacacagtatctgtctttctctgtctgacttatttcacttagcataataccttccaaatccatccgtgttgctgcaaatggcaaaagttcattattttttataaatgaatagtattctataatatatatttatatatataccgtgtcttctttatccattcacctgttggtggacacttttaaaaagtgtaaaagcTTTCGCACAGTAAAGGGaaccaccaacaaaatgaaaagacagctgaTGGATGGGAGAAGATATCTGCAAACGATTTGACCCTTCTAAGCTCTTAACTATGTCTCTACATCCTGTTCCTTCCATTCTCTCATTCTTCCATCCCCTCTAAACCTGCCCCTCAGATTCATCACTGGCTACACCACTGTCCGATACACTGTTTCACCTTCTTCAGTTACCTGCCCCTGTTTAAGCACACTTTTAGGGGACACTGCTTTTATTTGATAATAATGATCGTCACACAAGCTGCCTCCTCGCAGGTTAGCTTATGAATAGTGAGGTGATGTAATGTATCACCGTCCCACTGTAGAAACATCTGAGAGTAAAAGAGGGTGCTAGAGATGACTGCCTGGTGAGATGTGGTTCTCAGGACAGCAGGACCGTCCCTGGGAAACTAGGATAGAGGGTGACGAGACCTCAAAAGACCAAGGGCTTTGGAGCTCAGGGACACCTCCCAGGCCCATTTTTCCCTAGTCTCGTTCTCTGTTGCCTTTAAAGTAATAATGGAAGTTGGCCAagtggaaaaagagaaggaaaatccaTGTGCTTTCTGTCCCAGGTATGGAGAAGATCAACTTCTCGGGCGGAGAGCCCTTTATCCACGACCGGGGCGAGTATCTCGGCAAGCTGGTGAGATTCTGCAAAGAGGAGCTGCAGCTGCCCAGTGTGAGCATCGTGAGCAACGGGAGCCTGATCCGGGAGAGGTGGTTCAGGAACTACGGTGAGCTCTTCGTGTGACACTGGACTGTGGCCGCTACCGTGGTCCAGTgcattctttccttccatcctggGCCTTCAGCCAGGCCTGCTGGGGATCAGGagggacagaaagacaaatgtgcTTATTCTCTTCTCTTTGCAAGCTGTGCACGGTGTTTTGGTTGGTTTCGTTCTGTAGGGCTCTGGGTAAACAAGTATGTCCGCTATCAATGGAGCAAGTGTTTAGTGGAACCACGAGTGGGGCAGATGAACACAATTTACAGTTTTGCAAGCCCCAACCTTATTGTTTGTTTGCTACtcatgttgaatttttaaaatatttatggaaataaGTGTATTTGGTAGTCTCGTGTATAAATTAATTGCTTGGACTAAAACAGTTGTTCTTGTCTTTGGCTGCATATTTGACGGCTgagaaactttaaataaaatatctgtgtTGGGTCTGAACCCCAGGCTAATTACATCAGAACCTCGTGGCATGTAGACAGACCAACGTGGGGTCCTCCAAGGGATTCCACTGCACATCCAGGTTATGAACCACTGATCCTAAGGTTGCAGAGGGCACTCACAGCTAAGTTTTACATAGTCAATGCTGATATCCTGAGAGCAGTACCTGGAATTTAGGAAGTATTtgaaaaatgttagctattattactgCTCTTGTTTTAGGAAACACTTCTTACTTCACTCTTAGAGTAAAATGTTCTGTTCTTgctttgtatgagctgtttgagCCTTGAAATCACTCAAAGGGGAGTTGCATTTATGATCTGTTGAGGAAGTTCACAGAAAATCTCTGCTGGTGAAGATGGTGAAGAAATGGAGGTGGGAAGATAGAGAGGGCAGGTGTGGATGTGGGTAGCATATCCTATTGGATGAAGGTTCACAGGAAGACCAGAAGGCAGTTAGTTAACATCAAACCATCTGGGAAGGGAGTCACTCAGTCAAAGAGGGGTTCAGAAGTTTAAAAGGAAGCTTTGGAACCATattcagagagagaagagaggtcaGGGAGAAATGTGAGCAGAGAATAATCAGTTGGGTTTGCCAGCTGTGTCCCCAGGCGCCACTCTCCTTCCAAGATGGGGTCCACACGCTTGTCAGTGTGGTGTGAAGACTGGGGGCCAGAGGACTGCTGTATCTGAGGGTCAAAAGCTCAGATGCTTGTATGGGAGAGGTGGTGCATGTTAGCAAATTTGGAAGTGTGTAGGGAAAACCAGCGTTAGTGGTGGGGAGACAATCCGGAAGTGGGAGGTCTACTCAGAGCCGACACGTGGACAGCCAGGTGTGAGTTTCCACCGATTTTCACACTACAGTGGAGTTCAGGGTTGGCGTTGCCATATGCTCCAGTTATTAAAGACGCATCATAGCTCTACAGTCTATGTTAAATCTCCCAAATAAGAACATTTGCAAACATTCTGAAATACTGTTAGATGTCACGAGGAAGAAACATGATGATGTGTCCCTATGTGGTCCCTAATCCTCTGGCCTAAAGACCTGATGTCTGGATCCTAGGACGGAAAAGCCTAAAGTGGTCGTTTTCCCTCAGGTGAATATTTGGACATTCTCGCCATCTCCTGTGACAGCTTTGACGAGCAAGTCAATGTCCTTATTGGCCGTGGTCAAGGAAAGAAGAACCACGTGGAAAATCTCCAAAAATTGAGGACCTGGTGTAGGGATTACAGAGTGGCCTTCAAGATAAATTCTGTCATCAATCGATTCAACGTAGACGAGGATATGAGGGAACAAATTAGAGAACTGAACCCTGTCCGCTGGAAGGTAAGCACCATGTCTCTTTTCTGATTGTAGTTAAGAGAACATTCAGTAGAGACTGGCTTGAGTGAAACTAAAGGTACAGAGAGCTCTGGACACAGCGAGCCAGTCAAGAAAGTGGGTCCttgtgttgcagaaaaatgtgttacagctcagttgtgacagcaacctggatctgggctaGAGACCAAACAGCAcatggagagttggagaactcaggtttattgcaacagcaggcccagaagagttaacTCTCCAacctctggaccccgtctgtcgGTTTACAccggcttttataggctgccagtttacactttgcaacatcagaTGTAAATGAGGTATAAGGAAAATTGACTAATTAAGAACAAGCTTTGTAgtaatggaccaatcaggagggagagaaacaaccaatcaggagtgagggaagtggaccaatcaggagtgacaGAAATaatcaatcaggagtgagctccatgcaaatgaagtactacaaatggaccaatcagaagttagggaaatgaaccaatcaggagtggaggaaatgaaccaatcaggagtgagctcagggaatcaatagaattttatgtttaagtaagctgtttcagaggcaaaaagtgagacagagcctctgggccagggaactggatggtgctggcaggagagtagtagCAGGAcccctgcttgggggtcctgctggtctttttatggggcttcctgcctcacttGGTCAGTCTTTCAGCTCTGCTAAATTTTAACCACTTACACTCTCTCTGGCTCAACTACCCCTTGTGCAAACTGGAACTGATTCCCTTCTGGAACACTGtgaaagtaaatattaaaaaaaaaaatacgccAAGTGTTTGGAGATGCTCTGAAGGTTATGTTCATAGGAAGCCTAACTCAGATATGCTCATTAAAATACTAAGACTGATTTCATCTCAAAAAATCTTGGCTTATTTATAAATGGATGTATGTTCTTCATAAAttgttagttcttttttttcattgaatcaCTAGAAGATACTGTGAGCAAGGACATCTCCGAATTGTAGCAAAATGCATTCACCCAGATGCATGCTTTAGGACTGGCCCCTTTATCTGCTACTGAAAAGTCCAGAGTTCAAATACACGTAAGCCAATCCAGGGTGTTTTTGCAGCATCTACAATGTGCAGCCTCTAGCAAACAATTATAAACTAAAGGCTTCCACCTCGACTGTCCTTCAGAATCAATTCAGGGAACTATTTAAAAACAGCTCCTTAGGCTTCATCCCACCCACTGTCCTGAAACAGATTAGAGCGAGGGCTTGGGTGAATATGGGGTCTTAACAAGCTGCCCCAGCGATCGTTATGCGGCTCTGCAAAGTCTGTGCCTGGACCCCAGAGTAGAGGTAAGTAAGGAGAAGATGTAGACTTCAATTCCAGCAAGGGAAAGAGGCAAGCAAAACTCATGTAAGATAAAGCTATGTGTGCTCGGATACCGTGGGAGGGCAAAACAGGCCAGGTTTAATTCTGCCAAAGCGCCAGGAAGACTTCACGTAGGAGGTGGCGTTTGGCTGTGCTCTGGCGGGTGGACAAAATTTCCACAGGTAGAGAAGAGAGTCCTGTCCAGACACAAAGGAGGGAGAGGATTAGCTGCTGTCTGTTTGGAGAACAGTGTTCTCCTCCGACCACTGAGGTCTGTGGGCTGCAAGCAGCTGTAAAGCTGGATCAGGTGCGCCATCACCCACGTGCTTCAGGACCTGGTCCCAGGAGGCAGCCCCCGCTGCGGGAGGCTCCGGGCTTGCAGGCTGCGTCCACAGTCAGCAGTGCCCCAGCGCCCAGCAGGCCGGGATTCGTCAGCAAGCGGGCAGCAACCAACTCAGGCTTGCTGCGCCCAGCCGCTCCCACTCACCCCGCCCCTCCGCCCCGCCTACTCCCCTTCCCGCTCCGGTGACGTGGGTTTTTTCGCGAGAGGCCCCTCCGTTCCAGCAGGTGGATCCTGGACCCCTCCCCAGGGAAGATGCCCACGTGTGTCTTCCCCGCCTGACACTGGAGTGAGCGTGGGATTCTGACCCACGCGGAAGTCCCACCCCTGccaggcctctctcctccccctctgccTGGACTGGGGACGGGTGCTTTGGGTACAAAATGAGTGGTGTCCTCTCCCAAGACAGCCTGCTGAGGAAGACAGCCACGAAAGCAAATGGGAAAACTACCACGTGGCCAGAGCCAAcaaagggggtgggggcagagaaggGGTGAGTGGGGGAGAGAATGAGCAAAGAAGGCGATATTTAGGGGGCACTTAAAATTACTTCTAAGCCGACCACAGTGTGCATTAAATGCTTCCGTGCACGGAAACCGTTACCTGGGCTCTGTGCGGCTCTGACCTTCAACAGCGCCACCTACTGTCACCTTGGAGAAGTGCCTGGGGCTGAGTCCTGTTCAGGTGCGGGTGTCCCTTGTGGTGGAATAATGCGTCTTACACACACATGAACTGATTTACTTAAAAGGGTGTTGGAAAAGGCTATTAATGGCTTTGGAAAGCTGTCTTTCCTattccctgaaaaacaaacaTGTTCTAAGAGCCTTAATAAGCTTGTGTCAAACATCAGTAGACACAACATTTTGAAAACACTCATTTCTCGGTTTAGGGCTGaaaactgatttattttcttgatgCCTTTTTATAGCTCATATTTCCTTCAATTGTTTTGCAGTCTGAAAAAATAGCTCCGCAGACTGGAACAACACCATCTAGACCAGTTTTTAAAAACGTGTATTTTAGGAATGTTTGGGCTTCTAGTATCATATCTCTAAATTTCGGGGCACGATCTCGTTTCCCTGGAGGAACGTCTTTCTAGCATGTTCCTTAAAGGGGAGAATCTTTTTTGCTCTGGAAAGATGAAGCCTGGTTCGGGGGAAGTGAAATTTGGGGCAAAAACTGATGGAAAGTGCTTCACGAAGCCAACACTACACTTGTGTTCCAGGTCTTCCAGTGCCTCCTGATTGAGGGTGAGAATTCTGGAGAAGACGCCCTGAGAGAAGCCGAGCGGTTTGTCATCAGCGACGAACAGTTTGAAGGGTTCCTGGAGCGCCACAAAGACGTGCCCTGCCTGGTGCCCGAGTCTAACCAGAAGGTTGTATGAAACAAAGTCGCGTTGTTCCCCATCACAAAGTAGATTGTTTCCAAAGAGGGAACTTACTTCAGAGGGCTCTGGAGAGCTGGGGGGAGCCTCAGGGCGGAGGCAGAAGCAACGTTTCAGGGATCTTTAGGTTTCTAATGTGAAGAGTTGGGTCAGTCCTGCTGGTCCAAATGTATATATTACGTAGATCAAACGATGTTCACCAGAGCATGTCTACACTGGGGAGCTTCCAGGTGTTTCCAGAGGCAGGGTAAATAATTGGTGTGTTCTGAgaagctaaggaaaaaaaaaaagaatttcttgtTCAAAGCTTCCTTCCTTCAGTGTTAAGGATGGTAGTAAAAAGTCTCCTGGTATTTATCGTCCAGAGAACAGGTAAACTCGTGTTCACAGCACGGAATGTCATCCTGACCAAACAGCATATTCCAAAGGCTGTTAGGGAGAAGGCTAAATCCCCATGATCTATTAGGCGCAAATGAAGAACAGTAGGCAGAATtcatttaacctttatttttaaattgaagtacagtagTCGGTTACAATGTGCCGCTTTCTGGTCATGACCTTTACTCCTAGTGTGCAAGTAAGTACACATCCCAGGGTCATCCTGGGGTACTGGGAGAACCGGTAATTTCTGTTTACCTTGATAACTGTTTGGACTTTACATTTTTCTAAGATAAattgtattatcattttttaaagcatttaaaaatcaaaagcttttCCCATCTTCCGCCAAAGAACCCACTTGCAGCAAAATCTCTCCCTCACATGCTCACATCCTAGTAGGAACTGCAGAACAAAGATTCATTCTTTATACTTTAGAACTTCTGAGTAATGTTGACCAGAGCATCTCTGAATCGGAGGCAGGGCAGCTCtggaaaagaggagaaaggacaGAGGAGAATTCTTGTATCGATGCACTATCAAATTTGACTTCTTAAAATTTGTCTCAATTATGTAATTAatgtgaaatcaaagaaaatagaaatcataATAAGTGTTGCTACTTGTTGAGCCAGACGTCATTACCCCCATTTTAGAAAGACTGAGGCTGAGCCGTAGTGTTAGCTGACCTCACCAACCAGAGGCAAGTGAGCTGACCTCATCCCCATCAGAGGCAGGGTCAGTGACCCCACTTAGAGCCCAGCAGGGGGCAAACGAGGATCTGGATGACCCCAAAGCTTGGGAAACTTACTAGTCAGTTCATTTCCAACTTCGTTCTACAGACAAATCCCCAGGacgcttgttaaaatgcagattttgactCGGCACAGTGGGAGGAGAAATTATCTGATGAGGATGGACCAGAGTTGAACCCAGGCGACTGGAGGTTCCTCGCTCCTCCACTGTCCTTGGCACGTACCTCCTGCCCCGCTCCCACACTGGGAGCTGTTCCAGAGATGCACCCTTGAGAGCGTGTGTGGTTGAGGCCACCTGGACGGTACATGTAACTGAACCCATTTAAGGCTTCTCTGTAAGCTTTTAAGACTCTGGCAGGGGGCTGAGACCCCCTTGTCTTACAGGCCACCCAAGACAAGCCCTGTCTGGAAGTTCCCTGGCTTGTTAACCCCACCACCTGCCCATGTGGAGTGGCTGCCTCTTTATctgtctctccttgccctccacGTATGAGAGGCTGGTTTCAGATTTCACCCAGGGAACTCCTGAGTTTGCAAACCAACCAGCAGGTCTGAGGTGGACCCATTATTCAACATTTTAACAAGCTGCCAGGTGACGCTGATGCCACCGGGCCACCTTCAGATGTTCGAAAGCAAAGTCCCGACCTAGCCGTGCACAAGAGTTAGCGAACTCCAGACAGTGGGACAAATCCAGAATGCAAGCCAAGAATGATTggggaaagaaaatcaaaacaagagTGGCATTTGTGACCAATGAAAATTATACAAAATGCAATTTTCAAGGCCCATCAGGAAAGTGTCagtggaacacagccacacccgcTCTCCAAGTGCTGTCTGCAGTGGCGACGCCTGCAGGGGCTGTTCGTTGCTATGGAGACCGCAGGGACAGCAAggctgaaaatatttaccatgtggtcctttacagaaaaactttggCAGAATAGGGTTAGGCAGTGAAGGAATACCCTCCTATAGATGTGTAGGTACGCCCTCTGTAAAAGGCATAATTAGTTACAGGTAACACAATATTAAAATCCTCAGGCAAGCTCTGAGGTAGCAGCATTAAAGGAGTTCTGCTTTGTGCATTGAACAAGGTGGGCATCGGAGGTGAGGCGGACACGGGGGATATTGAACAGTGAGGGACCGGGCTGGAGGAAATGGGGAAATCAGCCGGAGGATTTCATTGTCAGAGATGCTTCTGGAGTCCCCCGTCCAGCATGGGGCAGAATCCAGCCTGCTCGGATCTGTGAGAATCTGAATAGACACAAACAGATCGCCTGGAGATGTGTGTGAGGCAGGGATGGGGCGCTGGCAGGTGGCTCAGCTTGTAAGGGACACACCCAGGGACACTCAGGAGGAGAAGCGTTGAATCCAGAAGTAATCAAACCCAGACGTTGTCAGACAGGCTGCTGAGCATACACCCTGAAAATTACGCCTGATGCTAAATTTGTGTATAATTTCTCCTTTGCAGATGAGAGATTCCTACCTTATCCTGGATGAATATGTGAGTATTTCTCATGAATTATAAAATGGTCCCTTAAAAAATGACCAAGCAGCAATGCCAGTGTTGAGTTCTAATGAGCATAACCATTCAGCCCGGACTCGTTCTTCCGAGCCGGCATTTCATATTTGTATTGTCACTGAGCAGCATTAATATCATGGGGACTTTACCGTGTCAAGCTCTGAGCTAAGTGTTTGGGCCGGTATTGGCTTGGACTCGGTCCTGTGTTTGCACTGCCCCCtcaacacgcacacacacttgaTGGTGTCTCCCATGTGGCTATGGATGCATGGATGTCACATGGAGGCGACATCACGCAAGGCAGACTCCTCTGTTCTGCCATCTCTGGCTGGGTTCTCTGGTCACGGGGCGCCCAGGGCTCTCTGCGGCAAGGGCATGCCACACTTCACATTACTGCCTTTAACACCTCAGATGCTGCCAGCTGGTCCTCTGACAGATAACTCTTGGCTTTGCAGAGAAGAGGTTACAGTTCCTCTCCAAAAGCCACTGATATGTCTCTGTCTCACTGCCTTCCAAAGGCAAAGATAATCAGCCATTCTCAAAACTGAAACACAATCACTTCTCCTTTGCCCtgtcactttttcttctttttcttttttttggtccaAATTCATAAATCTTTGCCAATATTTCTAGCACAGGACAAATAATTCCATTCAAAGACCTGTTTTTAAGAAACGAGCTCCAACGAGAACATTGGCTTCTCCGTATTTACACTGGATTTGGTGTTTCAAGAAATGCTTATTGTGACTTTTGCTATTTTACTATTTTCAAGTTAATCAGTGATGCTTcaccatcattttattttattttttccaatatgAACTTTCTTTAGAGAGTATGTGGGAAAAGGTGATAACACGAATGTTCAGTTTGTGGGTGCAAGGTAGAGAGGAAGAGTCAAAGGGAATTCATTTTTGGAGCATCATGACTGGTTGGGGGTTTTGACCACTGTCCCTCCACAAACGCTCTGGTCTCTGTACAGCTGGAGTAAGTACAGTGGGAAGAAAATTTACTTTTGGCAATTTAAGAACATTTTGAGTCAAGAGGTATGACTACAGAATGTTCTGTGCCATGGTAGGGCATAGGGAGTGTGGGCACCTGGTTCCCACCTGTAAGATGCATAATTTAGGATAAAAACCAAGGCCCTTAGCAGGGCATGTGGGACGCTTCGTGATGGGGAGCCTCTCTTCCTCTGTAGCTCTTTTCTTATCACTCTCTTTCTTAAAAGAAGCTTTCATTAATATTTGCACTTACATATTCGTGCACACAGTTTTCACCCCAGCATTATCGTCTGCCTGCAGTCTCCCAGACACACCATGGTATTACATGCTTCTGGGCTTTTACAATacccttctctccagctgaaaATTTCAGAATATAATTCGAATGTCAACATTGTTCCAAAGCCTCTCCTGATTACCCACCCCCGGCCCCCAGTGGAGGGACATTCATGTCCTGTGATGAGTGAATAATTGTGTTTGTCATGCACTTCCCTGGCCTGATGTGTTTATGTCGGTGACGGCAGCTGGATGAGTACAGAGAGAACGTCCACAGAATTCAGCATCCTCACTAGAGATGGTGCACAGGTCACGGGAAACATTTGCTGAAATGACTGGAATATCAAAACTCATTctgagcagggagggtatagctcagtgtcaGGGTGCATGCTTAagatgtacgaggtcctgggttcaatccccagcacctctactaaaaaaaaaaaaaatcattttgtgttagTCCCCAAAATTGAGTTTTACAGGATAAATTACACAGAAATATCACACCTTCTGTCATGAATTCCTAGATGCGCTTCCTGAACTGTAGAAACGGGCGGAAGGATCCTTCCAAGTCCATCCTGGATGTTGGCGTAGAAGAAGCCATCAAATTCAGTGGCTTTGATGAGAAGATGTTTCTGAAGCGAGGCGGGAAATACGTGTGGAGCAAGGCGGATCTGAAGCTGGACTGGTGAAGCCCAGCTCTTCTGTGGGGACCCCCTGGGACCCCACACTCTCACCAACGTTGCTCAGGGACCCCAAATCCGATTTTCAGTTGCACGTGGAATCTGGTTGCCTGTGGTGACTGAACCCGTAAATTACTTGGATGATTGAAATCCGAGGTCGTGCAAGCCCACTGACTTCGTTAATCAGCTTATTCAGAGCTTAACATTTGAGTCGTGTTTACTGGGACTactgta
The sequence above is a segment of the Camelus bactrianus isolate YW-2024 breed Bactrian camel chromosome 15, ASM4877302v1, whole genome shotgun sequence genome. Coding sequences within it:
- the RSAD2 gene encoding S-adenosylmethionine-dependent nucleotide dehydratase RSAD2; the protein is MWTLAPVAFALKALSAFVQPLGSLCSGLGPLLLWLRAALRRAGGGGARPLPRREPGKARGRGEADGEPPATPTSVNYHFTRQCNYKCGFCFHTAKTSFVLPLEEAKRGLLLLKEAGMEKINFSGGEPFIHDRGEYLGKLVRFCKEELQLPSVSIVSNGSLIRERWFRNYGEYLDILAISCDSFDEQVNVLIGRGQGKKNHVENLQKLRTWCRDYRVAFKINSVINRFNVDEDMREQIRELNPVRWKVFQCLLIEGENSGEDALREAERFVISDEQFEGFLERHKDVPCLVPESNQKMRDSYLILDEYMRFLNCRNGRKDPSKSILDVGVEEAIKFSGFDEKMFLKRGGKYVWSKADLKLDW